The following coding sequences are from one Nicotiana tomentosiformis chromosome 3, ASM39032v3, whole genome shotgun sequence window:
- the LOC138908327 gene encoding uncharacterized protein, with amino-acid sequence MKAFDDEAVELAAYQLRDVAGAWFEMEVKATEFEQLKQGNKSVQEYYMEFISLTKHAPHMVKIEKAKIRRFVGGLAYHIKDTTLAAAVGITTFSSVVGFSKYLEKDRQQRTEENEHNKKARTTSRFNSISSGGGRGYSNKESLAPAQSSHQSGGGTSFRCTQSYGNQPRQNQNFRTSSSHSQSHAEQHSQQQGLCGTCKRQHSGQCKLEFHGFYHCGDIGHIKANCPKLRCNFSGGSTHPSSSSATTVTPP; translated from the exons ATGAAGGCATTTGATGATGAAGCTGTGGAGCTGGCTGCCTACCAGCTTAGAGATGTGGCTGgcgcttggtttgagat GGAAGTTAAGGCTACAGAGTTCGAGCAGCTCAAGCAAGGGAATAAAAGTGTGCAAGAGTATTATAtggaattcataagtttgactaagCATGCTCCTCACATGGTTAAGATAGAAAAAGCAAAGATCCGTAGGTTTGTTGGTGGTTTGGCTTACCACATTAAGGATACGACATTAGCTGCAGCAGTAGGAATAACAACTTTCTCCTCTGTTGTGGGTTTTTCCAAGTACTTAGAAAAAGACAGACAACAAAGGACAGAAGAAAATGAGCATAACAAGAAAGCACGGACAACGAGCAGGTTTAATAGTATATCCAGCGGAGGTGGAAGGGGTTACTCCAATAAGGAGTCATTAGCACCAGCTCAGTCCAGTCATCAGTCAGGTGGTGGGACTTCCTTCAGATGTACTCAAAGTTATGGAAACCAACCTCGCCAGAATCAAAATtttaggacatcatcctcacataGCCAGAGTCATGCTGAGCAACATTCACAACAACAAGGTCTTTGTGGAACATGTAAGCGGCAACATTCAGGTCAGTGCAAGCTCGAGTTTCATGGTTTCTATCATTGCGGAGACATTGGTCATATAAAGGCCAACTGCCCAAAGTTGCGATGTAATTTCAGTGGGGGATCAACTCATCCTTCTAGTTCCTCAGCTACTACAGTTACACCACCTTAG